One bacterium genomic window carries:
- a CDS encoding DUF1343 domain-containing protein, whose amino-acid sequence MTTLLRVLAICLATALVAPVAALPQSYPISPSATPLVRTGLDVFLENPPDVVRGKRVGLITNPSGVDARLRSTADLLAADHDIHLVALFGPEHGVRGDQGAGALVKNSVDPKTGLPVYSLYGATRKPTAAMLRGIDVLVFDIQDVGARFYTYMSTLAVSMQAAAAQGIPVVVLDRPDPLSGDLVAGPVLDPKWTSFFGLYPIPILYGMTIGELARFFNGEFGIGANLVVVPMEGWHRSMWFDQTGLPWVMTSPGIPHYRTAELYPVTGPIGDTNLSVGVLTTEPFELVGGTFIQPWHLRAGLEALRPGGVAFREDYWRGEPWTSTGGPEFGGVEIRVTDRAVYRPVDLMLQILYVVHQLYPSQFRWGAAFGGQYTFDLDMGTNQVRLGLAAGRTPEQIEAPWEPGLARFLKARERYLLYH is encoded by the coding sequence ATGACAACGCTGCTCAGGGTCCTGGCGATCTGCCTGGCGACGGCGCTCGTGGCGCCGGTCGCAGCGCTCCCCCAGTCGTATCCGATCAGTCCCTCGGCGACTCCCCTCGTGCGGACAGGGTTGGATGTCTTCCTCGAGAATCCGCCCGACGTCGTGCGCGGCAAGCGCGTGGGGCTGATCACGAATCCGAGCGGCGTGGACGCGCGTCTCCGCAGCACGGCGGACCTCCTCGCCGCGGACCACGATATCCACCTCGTCGCGTTGTTCGGCCCCGAGCACGGCGTCCGCGGCGACCAGGGCGCCGGCGCCCTAGTGAAAAACAGCGTGGATCCCAAGACCGGCCTGCCCGTCTATAGCCTGTACGGGGCGACGCGCAAGCCCACCGCAGCGATGCTCCGCGGCATCGACGTGCTCGTCTTCGATATCCAAGACGTCGGGGCGCGGTTCTACACATACATGTCGACGCTCGCCGTCTCGATGCAGGCGGCCGCGGCGCAAGGCATTCCGGTCGTCGTGCTGGACCGGCCCGACCCTCTCTCGGGCGACCTCGTCGCCGGCCCGGTGCTCGATCCGAAGTGGACCTCGTTCTTCGGCCTGTACCCGATCCCGATTCTGTACGGGATGACGATCGGCGAGCTGGCGCGCTTCTTCAACGGCGAGTTCGGCATCGGCGCAAACCTGGTCGTGGTCCCGATGGAGGGCTGGCATCGATCGATGTGGTTCGACCAGACCGGGCTGCCGTGGGTCATGACGTCCCCGGGCATCCCGCACTATCGGACGGCGGAGTTGTACCCCGTCACGGGGCCGATCGGCGACACGAACCTGTCCGTCGGGGTGCTGACGACCGAGCCGTTCGAGCTGGTTGGCGGCACCTTTATCCAGCCGTGGCATCTGCGCGCCGGGCTCGAGGCGCTGCGGCCGGGCGGCGTCGCGTTTCGGGAAGACTACTGGCGGGGCGAGCCGTGGACCTCCACAGGCGGACCGGAGTTCGGTGGCGTCGAGATCCGCGTCACGGACCGGGCCGTCTACCGACCGGTAGATCTGATGCTGCAAATTCTGTACGTGGTCCACCAGCTCTATCCCAGCCAGTTCCGTTGGGGCGCCGCCTTCGGGGGCCAGTACACGTTCGACCTCGACATGGGCACGAACCAGGTGCGCTTGGGGCTCGCCGCCGGCCGCACGCCGGAGCAGATCGAAGCGCCATGGGAACCGGGCCTCGCGCGATTCCTCAAGGCCCGGGAACGATATCTCCTCTACCACTGA
- the fusA gene encoding elongation factor G, with the protein MKRYPSDRIRNVAVAGHGGTGKTSLVEAMLFAAKAIDRLGRVEDGTTTTDFDPEEVRRKITVSAALAPLEWQDHKINLIDTPGYPDFIGEVTGALAAVESVLLAVDAVAGIEVQTDKVWAIAARARASRIIAVTRMDRENAAFPRVLEDLQQKFGRQVVALEWPIGSEASFNGVVDVLTMKAYGDAGPIPIEKVPPDVLAAAKAARERLTEAVAETDEALTEAYLEQGELSDETLANGLRAGVRAASLVPVFCVAANRGRGVAPLLDELVRLLPAPTEREPAAARDAKGGAVALTPDPTAPLAAQVWKTMADPYVGKLSYLRVFSGTLRSDAQVWNAGKAKTERIGQLLLIRGKQQEPVAEVPAGDIGAVAKLADTGTGDTLAEKDKALTLPSIEFPKPAISMAIQPKSKADEDKLGTALGRLVEEDHTLNVRRAAEMHQTILSGMGESHLEIVADRLRRKFGVDVVLSVPRVPYRETVRAHARVQGKYKKQTGGRGQYGDCWIELDPKPRSGGYEFVDKVFGGAIPRQFIPAVEKGVKDAMDEGIVAGYPVVDIRVTLVDGSYHDVDSSEMAFKIAGSMAFKKAMQEAKPVLLEPVATVAVHVPEDEMGDIIGDLNAKRGHIQGMEPGGDGTTTVRAQVPIAEMLRYASDLRSLTGGRGTFEMEFSHYAEVPSHIADKVTAEARKQKEAVEAH; encoded by the coding sequence GTGAAGCGATACCCGAGTGATCGCATTCGGAACGTCGCCGTCGCCGGCCATGGCGGGACCGGGAAGACCTCGCTCGTCGAGGCGATGCTGTTTGCCGCGAAAGCGATCGATCGCCTCGGCCGGGTCGAGGACGGGACAACCACGACCGACTTCGACCCCGAGGAAGTGCGCCGCAAGATCACGGTCAGCGCGGCGCTGGCCCCGCTGGAGTGGCAGGATCACAAGATCAACCTCATCGACACCCCGGGCTATCCCGACTTCATCGGTGAGGTGACCGGTGCGTTGGCCGCCGTGGAGAGCGTGCTGCTTGCGGTGGACGCGGTGGCCGGCATCGAGGTGCAGACCGACAAGGTCTGGGCGATCGCCGCGCGGGCGCGGGCCAGCCGGATCATCGCGGTGACGCGGATGGACCGCGAGAACGCGGCGTTTCCGAGGGTGTTGGAGGATCTGCAGCAGAAGTTCGGACGACAGGTCGTCGCGCTTGAGTGGCCGATCGGCAGCGAGGCGTCGTTCAACGGCGTGGTGGACGTGCTGACGATGAAGGCGTACGGTGACGCCGGGCCGATCCCGATCGAGAAGGTCCCGCCCGACGTCCTCGCGGCGGCCAAGGCGGCGAGGGAGCGGCTTACGGAGGCGGTCGCCGAGACCGACGAGGCGCTGACGGAGGCGTACCTTGAACAAGGCGAGCTGTCCGACGAAACCCTCGCGAACGGGCTCCGCGCGGGCGTCCGCGCCGCGTCGCTCGTGCCGGTATTCTGTGTGGCCGCCAACCGGGGGCGCGGCGTGGCGCCGTTGCTCGACGAGTTGGTGCGCCTGCTGCCCGCGCCGACCGAGCGCGAGCCCGCCGCCGCGCGCGACGCGAAAGGCGGTGCTGTCGCGCTGACCCCGGACCCGACCGCCCCGCTCGCCGCCCAGGTGTGGAAGACGATGGCCGACCCCTACGTCGGCAAGCTCTCCTACCTGCGTGTCTTCTCCGGCACGCTTCGATCGGATGCGCAAGTGTGGAACGCCGGCAAGGCCAAGACGGAGCGCATCGGCCAGTTGCTGCTGATCCGCGGCAAGCAGCAGGAGCCGGTTGCGGAGGTGCCGGCCGGCGACATCGGCGCGGTCGCCAAGCTCGCCGACACAGGGACGGGCGATACCCTCGCGGAGAAGGACAAGGCGCTGACCCTTCCGTCGATCGAGTTCCCGAAGCCGGCGATCTCAATGGCGATCCAGCCGAAGAGCAAGGCGGACGAGGACAAACTCGGTACCGCGCTGGGCCGACTCGTTGAGGAAGACCACACGCTCAATGTGCGGCGTGCCGCGGAGATGCACCAGACGATCCTCTCGGGCATGGGGGAGTCACACCTGGAGATCGTCGCCGATCGGCTCCGGCGGAAATTCGGCGTGGACGTCGTGCTGTCGGTGCCGCGTGTGCCCTACCGCGAGACCGTGCGCGCGCACGCGCGCGTCCAGGGCAAGTACAAGAAGCAGACGGGCGGCCGCGGCCAGTACGGTGACTGCTGGATCGAACTCGACCCCAAGCCCAGGAGCGGTGGCTACGAGTTCGTGGACAAGGTGTTCGGCGGCGCGATCCCGCGACAGTTCATTCCTGCCGTCGAGAAGGGCGTCAAGGACGCGATGGACGAGGGCATCGTCGCCGGCTACCCTGTGGTGGACATCCGTGTCACCCTCGTCGACGGGTCCTACCACGACGTAGACTCATCCGAAATGGCGTTCAAGATCGCAGGCTCGATGGCGTTCAAGAAGGCGATGCAGGAGGCCAAACCGGTGTTGCTGGAGCCGGTCGCTACCGTCGCGGTGCACGTGCCGGAAGACGAGATGGGGGACATCATCGGGGACCTCAACGCGAAGCGCGGGCATATCCAAGGGATGGAACCCGGCGGCGATGGGACCACCACGGTCCGCGCGCAGGTGCCGATAGCGGAGATGCTCCGGTACGCGTCAGACCTCCGGTCGCTCACGGGGGGGCGCGGCACCTTTGAGATGGAGTTCTCGCACTACGCGGAAGTGCCGTCGCATATCGCGGACAAGGTGACCGCCGAGGCGCGAAAGCAGAAGGAGGCGGTCGAAGCCCACTGA
- a CDS encoding FAD-dependent oxidoreductase, translating to MKRVVIVGGGAGATILANALDRRRFEVLVISQSAVHMFQPALLYVAFKNANPRIVRDERRLLPRHVRFIEEAVTRIDLAAHTVATGAGSWYDYDSVVVATGVRTDPGQIPGLVEVNRQFGDYHSSIAHAQKVWAHLNAFRGGTIVLGQSSPLIKCPPSPVEGMLLLEELLHKRGLRGKTRLVFISPYPRAYPAEPMNQIVEPIMRKRGIEIFPFFDLDRIDPATRTISSIEGDEIQYDLPILIPPFVGADIAYEPAAVLDANRFVVTDKETLRIKGVDDAFAIGDGTNLPTSKAGVGAHLEAKVVAGLLEGAPLKFHGRTHCAVDLAYGMGTFVIGSYTAPVLKCPPSRLNHMMKMMMAHIYWLSLRGTLEPVFDWYFAYTDPDRRLKAKVHAPGEHAA from the coding sequence ATGAAACGAGTGGTGATCGTCGGCGGCGGGGCCGGGGCGACGATTCTGGCCAATGCGCTCGACCGGCGGCGATTCGAGGTCCTCGTTATCAGCCAGTCGGCGGTGCACATGTTCCAGCCGGCGCTCCTCTACGTCGCGTTCAAGAATGCGAACCCGCGCATCGTGCGCGACGAACGACGGCTGCTGCCGCGCCACGTCCGATTCATCGAAGAGGCGGTGACGCGCATCGATCTCGCCGCGCACACTGTCGCCACGGGCGCTGGCAGCTGGTACGACTACGATTCGGTCGTCGTCGCAACCGGTGTGCGGACCGATCCCGGGCAGATCCCTGGGCTCGTCGAGGTCAACCGGCAGTTCGGCGATTACCACAGCAGCATCGCCCACGCCCAGAAGGTGTGGGCGCATCTCAATGCCTTCCGCGGCGGGACCATCGTGCTGGGACAAAGCTCGCCGCTGATCAAGTGTCCGCCGTCGCCGGTGGAAGGCATGCTCTTGCTCGAGGAGTTGTTGCACAAGCGTGGCCTGCGAGGCAAGACGCGGCTCGTGTTCATCTCACCGTATCCACGCGCCTACCCGGCGGAGCCGATGAACCAGATCGTCGAACCGATCATGCGCAAACGCGGGATCGAGATCTTCCCGTTCTTCGATCTGGACCGGATCGATCCCGCGACCCGCACGATCTCTTCGATCGAAGGCGACGAGATTCAGTACGACCTGCCGATCTTGATTCCGCCGTTCGTTGGCGCGGATATCGCGTACGAACCGGCCGCCGTTCTCGATGCCAACCGCTTCGTGGTGACCGACAAGGAGACGCTGCGTATCAAGGGAGTCGACGACGCGTTCGCGATCGGCGACGGCACTAATCTGCCGACCTCCAAGGCCGGCGTGGGCGCTCATCTCGAGGCGAAAGTCGTGGCGGGCCTGCTGGAGGGCGCGCCGCTGAAGTTCCACGGCCGGACGCACTGTGCAGTTGACCTGGCGTACGGCATGGGCACGTTCGTCATTGGATCATACACGGCGCCCGTCCTGAAGTGTCCGCCGAGCCGGCTGAACCACATGATGAAGATGATGATGGCGCACATCTACTGGCTGAGCCTGCGCGGGACACTTGAACCGGTGTTCGACTGGTACTTCGCGTACACGGATCCCGACCGGCGGCTGAAAGCCAAGGTCCACGCACCCGGCGAACACGCGGCCTGA
- a CDS encoding DUF3303 family protein, producing the protein MQFMIVERFRNRDARAVYRRLRDEGRGIPDGLKYVGSWIEANFDRCFQIMECDDARLLHQWVAFWSDLIEFEIVPVVSSAEVRQTIEPLL; encoded by the coding sequence ATGCAGTTCATGATCGTTGAACGCTTCCGGAACCGTGACGCGCGGGCGGTGTACCGTCGTCTCCGCGACGAAGGCCGCGGCATCCCGGACGGCCTGAAGTACGTTGGGAGCTGGATCGAGGCGAACTTTGACCGGTGTTTCCAGATCATGGAGTGTGACGACGCGCGCCTGCTGCACCAATGGGTCGCGTTTTGGAGCGACCTCATCGAGTTCGAGATCGTGCCGGTCGTGTCGTCCGCGGAGGTGCGTCAGACAATCGAGCCGCTGCTCTGA
- a CDS encoding sulfurtransferase TusA family protein, whose protein sequence is MDGTPAAAPRTFVDSRGSSCPGPITDLALAYRRAKVGDVIELWATDPGVKPDVQAWAAKTRNQIVSIEDQADKIVAVVRILRR, encoded by the coding sequence ATGGACGGCACACCGGCAGCCGCACCACGGACGTTTGTCGACTCCCGGGGCTCGTCGTGCCCCGGGCCGATTACCGATCTTGCGCTCGCCTACCGGCGCGCGAAGGTCGGAGACGTCATCGAACTCTGGGCGACCGACCCCGGGGTCAAGCCCGACGTCCAGGCGTGGGCGGCGAAAACGCGCAACCAGATCGTGTCCATTGAGGACCAGGCCGACAAGATCGTGGCCGTCGTCCGCATTCTGAGGCGATGA
- a CDS encoding S41 family peptidase has translation MMLSVVLAGLLASASPALGANADAGLAIAALHVLEQRYVKAVQPVTLLNAAVDSLRKTTHEDLPEIPDGTLGAQAEGVFRQDFARAAQADTANDGTLAYQTTRDMLASLHDTHTFYLDPAQFKEWQDRYAGKPGYAGVGSLLASIKDSAGTILMVYVAAVFPRSPAAVAGLQRFDQIVQVDGTPIAPAVTPLDVARIVRGPIGSTVTLTLRRKGRDVMLTATRQAIEAPVLSTEMVRPGIAYLHLFQFTTGAADQFRSAVRSLEAQGSLRGVILDLRENGGGLYSEMQGVAGTLLPTGTLLAHAVSHEGPSQFVATGTPLLAQIPLVVLTDGNTASNGEVLSLALHDAHRATLIGEKTQGALGETITLLLPAGGMGVTIAEVNGPQYEQVEGVGIGPDQVVSLTVQDVSDGADPQLDAALKAVGAGN, from the coding sequence ATGATGTTGAGCGTCGTGCTCGCTGGTCTCCTCGCATCGGCAAGTCCGGCGTTGGGAGCCAACGCGGATGCTGGGTTGGCGATTGCGGCCTTGCACGTCTTGGAACAACGGTACGTGAAGGCGGTGCAACCTGTCACGCTGCTGAACGCCGCCGTCGATTCGCTGCGTAAGACCACCCACGAGGACCTACCTGAGATTCCTGACGGTACGCTCGGCGCTCAGGCGGAGGGAGTGTTCCGACAGGATTTCGCCAGGGCTGCCCAGGCCGACACCGCGAACGACGGAACGCTCGCGTATCAGACAACGCGAGACATGCTGGCATCGCTTCACGATACGCACACCTTCTATCTTGATCCCGCGCAATTCAAAGAATGGCAGGACCGGTATGCCGGCAAACCTGGCTATGCTGGCGTCGGTTCTCTGTTGGCATCAATCAAGGACAGCGCTGGGACAATCCTGATGGTGTACGTTGCGGCGGTGTTCCCAAGGTCTCCAGCCGCCGTTGCGGGGCTTCAGCGCTTCGATCAGATCGTTCAAGTCGATGGCACACCGATAGCCCCAGCTGTCACGCCTCTTGATGTGGCCAGGATCGTGCGGGGGCCGATCGGGTCGACGGTCACGCTCACCCTCAGGCGGAAGGGACGCGATGTCATGCTCACCGCAACGCGGCAAGCGATCGAAGCTCCGGTTCTGTCAACGGAGATGGTTCGCCCGGGCATCGCGTACCTGCACCTGTTCCAGTTCACCACGGGCGCCGCGGATCAATTTCGGAGTGCGGTAAGGTCACTTGAAGCGCAGGGCTCGCTTCGAGGTGTGATCTTGGACCTTCGAGAGAATGGCGGAGGCCTGTATTCGGAGATGCAAGGCGTCGCAGGCACGCTTCTGCCCACCGGCACGCTCCTTGCGCATGCCGTTAGTCATGAGGGCCCTTCTCAATTTGTTGCGACGGGGACTCCGCTCCTGGCGCAGATTCCGCTTGTTGTGCTGACGGATGGTAATACGGCTTCGAACGGCGAAGTGCTCAGCCTCGCACTCCATGACGCTCACCGGGCAACGCTGATCGGTGAGAAGACGCAGGGCGCCCTCGGAGAAACCATTACCTTGCTCCTACCGGCCGGAGGGATGGGTGTGACGATCGCGGAAGTCAACGGACCCCAATACGAGCAGGTTGAGGGCGTTGGGATTGGCCCAGACCAGGTTGTGTCGCTCACAGTACAAGACGTGTCGGATGGCGCGGACCCCCAACTCGATGCGGCCCTCAAGGCGGTAGGCGCAGGGAACTAG
- a CDS encoding DsrE/DsrF/DrsH-like family protein, with product MSKTLDVGSRESAGSVATGKVSIIMFSGTADKFIPLGVIAQAAAAMEMQVNIFVTGFGLLGFTKTPHDLPFPAEFASMAPALAQGMKAARVEPWDAMLRQAKELGAEVYVCSMMAGVMGLDKADFNDLVDDVVGAATFLEMAGGGQTLFI from the coding sequence ATGAGTAAGACGTTGGATGTCGGGTCGAGAGAAAGTGCCGGGTCCGTGGCGACCGGCAAGGTCTCGATCATCATGTTCAGCGGCACCGCCGACAAGTTCATTCCGCTTGGGGTGATCGCACAGGCCGCGGCGGCGATGGAGATGCAGGTCAACATCTTTGTGACGGGGTTCGGGCTGCTCGGATTCACCAAGACGCCCCACGACCTTCCGTTTCCCGCGGAGTTCGCTTCGATGGCCCCGGCGCTGGCGCAGGGTATGAAGGCGGCCCGCGTCGAGCCGTGGGATGCGATGCTGCGGCAGGCCAAGGAGTTGGGCGCTGAGGTGTACGTGTGCTCGATGATGGCCGGGGTCATGGGACTTGACAAGGCCGACTTCAACGACCTCGTCGACGATGTCGTTGGCGCCGCCACGTTCCTCGAGATGGCCGGCGGTGGCCAAACCCTCTTCATCTGA